One Cellulosimicrobium protaetiae genomic region harbors:
- the serB gene encoding phosphoserine phosphatase SerB: protein MSPEPPSGAVRLLVMDVDSTLIEQEVIELLADHAGTRAEVTEVTERAMRGEIDFGASLRERVATLAGVPVDAFADVRARATFTPGVRELVTEARRRGWEVALVSGGFEEIVADLAAELGITRFRANRLEVAGGRLTGRTTGPVVDRAAKEVALREFAAELGLPMSATIAVGDGANDLDMIGAAGIGVAFAAKPVVRAQAPYGVDGPRIDEVLDVVDRVDAAR, encoded by the coding sequence GTGTCCCCCGAACCCCCGAGCGGCGCCGTCCGGCTCCTCGTCATGGACGTCGACTCGACGCTCATCGAGCAGGAGGTCATCGAGCTCCTCGCGGACCACGCGGGCACGCGCGCCGAGGTCACCGAGGTCACGGAGCGCGCGATGCGCGGCGAGATCGACTTCGGCGCCTCGCTGCGCGAACGTGTCGCGACCCTCGCCGGCGTGCCCGTCGACGCGTTCGCCGACGTGCGGGCGCGCGCGACGTTCACCCCCGGGGTGCGTGAGCTCGTCACCGAGGCGCGCCGCCGCGGCTGGGAGGTCGCGCTCGTCTCGGGGGGCTTCGAGGAGATCGTGGCCGACCTCGCGGCCGAGCTGGGCATCACGCGCTTCCGCGCGAACCGGCTCGAGGTCGCGGGTGGCCGGCTCACCGGCCGGACCACCGGCCCCGTGGTCGACCGGGCCGCGAAGGAGGTCGCGCTGCGCGAGTTCGCGGCCGAGCTAGGCCTGCCGATGAGCGCGACGATCGCCGTGGGCGACGGCGCGAACGACCTCGACATGATCGGTGCAGCGGGCATCGGCGTCGCGTTCGCCGCGAAGCCGGTCGTCCGCGCCCAGGCGCCCTACGGCGTCGACGGCCCCCGCATCGACGAGGTCCTCGACGTCGTCGACCGGGTGGACGCCGCGCGCTGA
- the glgC gene encoding glucose-1-phosphate adenylyltransferase, whose product MAAAPRVLAIVLAGGEGKRLMPLTASRAKPAVPFGGIYRLVDFALSNLVNSHYLHIIVLTQYKSHSLDRHITKTWRMSSLLGNYVAPVPAQQRVGKHWYLGSADAIYQCLNIIDDERPDIVVVVGADHVYRMDFSQMVDAHVESGAQLTVAGIRQPISMADQFGVIETDPKDPTKIAAFREKPKDPVGLADSPDEVLASMGNYVIDTDALVDAVTSDAANADSRHDMGGDIVPAFVEKGTAAVYDFIRNDVPGSTDRDRDYWRDVGTIDSYYDANKDLIAVTPVFNLYNEEWPLHTGYTGLPPAKFVHAGRGRLGHAADSIVSPGVIISGATAVGSVLSPGTYLHSWSSVSDSVLMDGVQVHRHAQIHRAIIDKNVVVGEQARIGLDPERDRARGFTVTESGITVVPKGTVVE is encoded by the coding sequence ATGGCCGCCGCACCACGAGTCCTCGCCATCGTCCTCGCCGGGGGCGAGGGCAAGCGCCTCATGCCGCTCACCGCGTCCCGGGCCAAGCCCGCGGTGCCGTTCGGGGGCATCTACCGCCTGGTCGACTTCGCGCTCTCGAACCTCGTGAACTCGCACTACCTGCACATCATCGTGCTCACGCAGTACAAGTCCCACAGCCTCGACCGACACATCACGAAGACGTGGCGCATGTCGTCGCTCCTGGGCAACTACGTGGCACCGGTGCCCGCGCAGCAGCGCGTGGGCAAGCACTGGTACCTCGGCAGCGCGGACGCGATCTACCAGTGCCTCAACATCATCGACGACGAGCGGCCGGACATCGTCGTCGTGGTCGGCGCGGACCACGTGTACCGCATGGACTTCTCCCAGATGGTCGACGCGCACGTCGAGTCGGGCGCGCAGCTCACCGTCGCGGGCATCCGCCAGCCGATCTCGATGGCCGACCAGTTCGGCGTCATCGAGACCGACCCCAAGGACCCGACGAAGATCGCGGCGTTCCGCGAGAAGCCCAAGGACCCGGTCGGCCTCGCCGACTCCCCCGACGAGGTGCTCGCGTCGATGGGCAACTACGTCATCGACACGGACGCGCTCGTCGACGCCGTGACGTCGGACGCCGCGAACGCGGACTCGCGCCACGACATGGGCGGCGACATCGTGCCCGCGTTCGTCGAGAAGGGCACCGCGGCGGTCTACGACTTCATCCGCAACGACGTCCCGGGCTCGACGGACCGCGACCGCGACTACTGGCGGGACGTCGGGACGATCGACTCGTACTACGACGCGAACAAGGACCTCATCGCCGTCACGCCGGTCTTCAACCTCTACAACGAGGAGTGGCCGCTGCACACGGGGTACACGGGCCTGCCGCCCGCGAAGTTCGTGCACGCGGGGCGCGGACGCCTCGGGCACGCGGCGGACTCGATCGTCTCGCCCGGCGTCATCATCTCGGGCGCGACGGCGGTCGGCTCGGTCCTCTCCCCCGGCACCTATCTGCACTCGTGGTCGTCCGTCTCGGACTCCGTGCTCATGGACGGCGTCCAGGTGCACCGCCACGCGCAGATCCACCGCGCGATCATCGACAAGAACGTCGTCGTGGGCGAACAGGCACGCATCGGGCTCGACCCGGAGCGGGACCGCGCGCGCGGCTTCACCGTCACCGAGTCCGGGATCACGGTCGTCCCCAAGGGGACGGTCGTCGAGTGA
- the glgA gene encoding glycogen synthase, which yields MRVDLLTREYPPHVYGGAGVHVAELSAVLRRHVDVRVRCFDGPRGEVGVTGYSVPGVLSGANAALGTFGVDLQMADDVAGADLVHSHTWYANLGGHLAGLLHGVPHVLSAHSLEPLRPWKAEQLGGGYALSSWAERTAYEGAAGIVAVSGGMRDDILRVYPQVDPAKVHVVHNGIDLDGWRRPEPGTQTDVAARVVRDLGIDPDRPAVVFVGRITRQKGLPYLLRAARSLPDDVQLVLCAGAPDTPEIAAEVSGAVAELQKERSGVVWIEQMLPRAELVAVLAASTVFVCPSVYEPLGIVNLEAMAVGLPVVGTATGGIPEVVDDGVTGLLVPIDQADDGTGTPLDPDRFVADLAAALTQVVSDPDRAAAMGRAARQRVEDHFAWDAIGERTLDVYRTVLERS from the coding sequence GTGAGAGTGGACCTGCTGACCCGTGAGTACCCGCCGCACGTCTACGGCGGCGCCGGCGTGCACGTCGCCGAGCTGTCCGCGGTCCTGCGCCGCCACGTCGACGTGCGGGTGCGCTGCTTCGACGGCCCGCGCGGCGAGGTCGGCGTGACCGGCTACTCGGTCCCGGGCGTCCTGTCCGGCGCGAACGCCGCGCTCGGGACGTTCGGCGTCGACCTCCAGATGGCCGACGACGTCGCGGGCGCCGACCTCGTGCACTCCCACACCTGGTACGCGAACCTCGGTGGCCACCTGGCCGGGCTCCTGCACGGCGTGCCGCACGTGCTCTCCGCGCACTCGCTCGAGCCGTTGCGCCCGTGGAAGGCCGAGCAGCTCGGCGGCGGGTACGCCCTGTCGTCCTGGGCCGAGCGCACCGCGTACGAGGGAGCGGCGGGGATCGTCGCGGTGTCCGGCGGCATGCGCGACGACATCCTGCGCGTCTACCCGCAGGTCGACCCCGCGAAGGTGCACGTCGTGCACAACGGCATCGACCTCGACGGCTGGCGACGACCCGAGCCGGGGACGCAGACGGACGTCGCGGCGCGGGTCGTGCGCGACCTCGGGATCGACCCCGACCGTCCCGCCGTCGTGTTCGTCGGCCGGATCACCCGCCAGAAGGGGCTGCCGTACCTGCTGCGGGCCGCTCGCTCGCTGCCCGACGACGTCCAGCTCGTGCTGTGCGCCGGCGCCCCCGACACCCCGGAGATCGCCGCCGAGGTGAGCGGCGCCGTCGCCGAGCTGCAGAAGGAGCGCAGCGGCGTCGTCTGGATCGAGCAGATGCTCCCGCGCGCCGAGCTCGTCGCCGTGCTCGCCGCGTCCACCGTGTTCGTGTGCCCGTCCGTGTACGAGCCGCTCGGCATCGTCAACCTCGAGGCCATGGCCGTGGGGCTGCCCGTGGTCGGGACCGCCACGGGCGGCATCCCCGAGGTCGTTGACGACGGCGTCACGGGCCTGCTCGTCCCCATCGACCAGGCGGACGACGGCACCGGCACCCCGCTCGACCCCGACCGCTTCGTCGCGGACCTCGCGGCCGCGCTGACCCAGGTCGTGAGCGACCCGGACCGCGCTGCCGCGATGGGCCGCGCCGCGCGGCAGCGCGTCGAGGACCACTTCGCGTGGGACGCGATCGGGGAACGCACGCTCGACGTCTACCGGACCGTGCTGGAGCGGTCGTGA
- a CDS encoding SRPBCC family protein has protein sequence MTGAGNDRVDEATRLVDAAPHDVYRAFVDPDALAAWLPPEGMTGRFEHFDLRPGGSYRMVLAYDDPQADPGKTGDGTDVVDVAIVDLVPGRCVVQQVDFPSDDPAFAGTMTMTWTVEPVGDGTRVTVRATDVPSGISPQDHAVGLASSLAHLDAYVTSRS, from the coding sequence GTGACCGGCGCGGGGAACGACCGGGTCGACGAGGCGACGCGCCTCGTCGACGCCGCGCCCCACGACGTATACCGCGCGTTCGTCGACCCGGACGCGCTCGCCGCCTGGCTCCCGCCCGAGGGCATGACCGGCCGCTTCGAGCACTTCGACCTGCGCCCCGGCGGCAGCTACCGCATGGTCCTCGCCTACGACGACCCGCAGGCGGACCCTGGCAAGACCGGCGACGGGACCGACGTCGTCGACGTCGCGATCGTCGACCTCGTCCCGGGCCGGTGCGTCGTGCAGCAGGTCGACTTCCCCTCGGACGACCCGGCGTTCGCCGGGACCATGACGATGACCTGGACCGTCGAGCCGGTCGGGGACGGGACGCGCGTCACGGTCCGCGCCACGGACGTGCCCTCGGGCATCTCGCCGCAGGACCACGCCGTCGGCCTGGCATCCTCCCTCGCGCACCTCGACGCGTACGTGACGTCGCGCTCCTGA
- a CDS encoding DUF6318 family protein produces the protein MGAVLVVGWMVAGCTGGGEPGPSPSVDDPVVPSPAESETPEPSAAETGPVKPERPAAMDRDDAEGAAAAAKYFLELYPYVMTSSDTAEWEAMSHQECGYCSNALASATWLADNAATFVGGGTTVQVLESYGRDTETGIYPLDVASTQEAITVSGAGGEAIDNVPKSDSKFRVEVGRNSGAWVVVEVAPLPEAGA, from the coding sequence GTGGGCGCCGTCCTCGTCGTGGGGTGGATGGTCGCCGGGTGCACCGGGGGTGGCGAACCCGGTCCGTCGCCGTCCGTCGACGACCCGGTCGTGCCGTCACCGGCCGAGTCGGAGACACCCGAGCCGTCGGCGGCCGAGACCGGGCCTGTCAAGCCCGAACGTCCCGCCGCGATGGACCGCGACGACGCGGAGGGTGCCGCTGCGGCGGCTAAGTACTTCCTCGAGCTCTACCCGTACGTCATGACCTCGAGTGATACCGCCGAGTGGGAAGCCATGTCCCATCAGGAATGCGGGTACTGCTCGAACGCACTGGCAAGCGCGACGTGGCTCGCGGACAACGCCGCCACGTTCGTGGGCGGTGGAACCACGGTTCAGGTACTCGAGAGCTACGGGCGCGACACCGAGACCGGGATCTACCCCCTCGATGTCGCTTCGACACAAGAAGCGATCACCGTTTCCGGTGCGGGTGGGGAGGCGATCGACAACGTTCCGAAGAGTGATTCGAAGTTCCGTGTCGAGGTAGGGCGGAACAGTGGCGCATGGGTCGTGGTCGAGGTTGCACCGCTTCCCGAGGCGGGAGCCTGA
- a CDS encoding ABC transporter ATP-binding protein, producing MSAVLDLKGVTVRRHPKTILDAVDWQVNEGERWVVLGRNGAGKTTLLQIASARMHPTSGTADVLGERLGRVDVFELRPRVGLASAALADRIPGDETVRDVVLTAAYGVTGRWREEYEEFDAERAGDLLAAFGVDHLADRTFGTLSEGERKRTQIARALMTDPELLLLDEPAAGLDLGGREELVGALAELAGDPASPVLVLVTHHVEEIPPGFTHLLLLKDGAVHSAGPIAEVLTAENLSDAFGLPLLVAHGGGRWMARAARV from the coding sequence ATGAGCGCGGTTCTCGACCTGAAGGGCGTCACCGTCCGACGCCACCCCAAGACCATCCTCGACGCGGTGGACTGGCAGGTGAACGAGGGCGAGCGGTGGGTCGTGCTGGGGCGCAACGGCGCCGGCAAGACGACGCTCCTGCAGATCGCGTCCGCGCGCATGCACCCCACGTCCGGCACGGCGGACGTCCTCGGCGAGCGGCTCGGCCGCGTGGACGTGTTCGAGCTCCGACCGCGCGTCGGGCTCGCGTCCGCGGCGCTGGCCGACCGCATCCCGGGCGACGAGACGGTGCGCGACGTCGTGCTCACCGCGGCCTACGGCGTGACGGGCCGGTGGCGCGAGGAGTACGAGGAGTTCGACGCGGAGCGGGCGGGCGACCTGCTCGCGGCGTTCGGCGTCGACCACCTGGCGGACCGGACCTTCGGCACGCTCTCGGAGGGTGAGCGCAAGCGCACCCAGATCGCCCGCGCCCTCATGACGGACCCGGAGCTCCTGCTGCTCGACGAGCCCGCGGCCGGTCTCGACCTGGGCGGGCGCGAGGAGCTCGTCGGTGCGCTGGCGGAGCTCGCGGGCGACCCGGCCTCGCCGGTGCTCGTGCTCGTCACGCACCACGTCGAGGAGATCCCGCCGGGCTTCACCCACCTGCTGCTGCTCAAGGACGGCGCGGTGCACAGCGCCGGACCGATCGCCGAGGTCCTCACGGCCGAGAACCTCAGCGACGCGTTCGGCCTGCCCTTGCTCGTCGCGCACGGCGGCGGACGCTGGATGGCGCGCGCCGCCCGCGTGTGA
- a CDS encoding NfeD family protein has translation MHVGTGVEMDWLWWVGAALLLGLVEIISLDLVLIMLAGGSLAAAGVNAAGGPLWLQIVAFAVVSAVLLLTLRPWLLRHLRSRVPLTETNVAAHVGRTALAVDRVSEFGGRVKLVGEVWTARTEADAPQIPVGTEVRVVRIDGATAVVAPLPAQHPTGT, from the coding sequence GTGCACGTGGGAACGGGGGTCGAGATGGACTGGCTGTGGTGGGTCGGAGCGGCGCTGCTCCTCGGTCTCGTGGAGATCATCTCGCTCGACCTCGTGCTCATCATGCTGGCCGGCGGCTCGCTCGCCGCGGCCGGCGTCAACGCGGCCGGCGGGCCGCTCTGGCTCCAGATCGTGGCCTTCGCGGTCGTGAGCGCCGTCCTGCTGCTCACGCTGCGGCCGTGGCTCCTGCGGCACCTGCGCTCGCGGGTCCCGCTGACCGAGACCAACGTCGCGGCCCACGTCGGCCGCACGGCGCTCGCCGTCGACCGCGTGAGCGAGTTCGGTGGCCGCGTGAAGCTCGTCGGCGAGGTCTGGACCGCGCGGACCGAGGCGGACGCGCCGCAGATCCCCGTGGGGACGGAGGTGCGCGTCGTCCGGATCGACGGCGCGACCGCCGTCGTTGCGCCGCTGCCCGCGCAGCACCCGACCGGGACGTGA
- a CDS encoding SPFH domain-containing protein, protein MNDPSPGTILAYVVLALILIFVIVALVKAVRIVPQAVAIIVERLGRYSRTLEPGLHLLVPFIDRVRASVDLREQVVSFPPQPVITSDNLVVSIDTVIYFQVTEPKSAVYEIANYITAIEQLTVTTLRNVIGSMDLEQTLTSRDQINGQLRGVLDEATGRWGIRVNRVELKSIDPPPSVQGSMEQQMRAERDRRAAILTAEGVKQSQILTAEGEKQAAILRAEGDAQSKILTAEGEARAILQVFDAIHEGDADPKLLAYQYLQMLPQIANGSASKLWVVPTEFTAALGSIAKGFGGVPGIDGGGVPSATPAQDAEAAEASAEARRERERDRVKFGVPSLTDPSEALAEARRQAEAATADATSAGTRSGLPFDPQTERGQHPGGSGEHRAAPPEPGAASPRPLGGPSQYAPPPPPVEDAPSADEPPADEPPRSYPPQR, encoded by the coding sequence ATGAACGACCCCAGTCCCGGAACGATCCTCGCGTACGTCGTCCTCGCGCTGATCCTGATCTTCGTGATCGTCGCGCTCGTCAAGGCGGTACGCATCGTGCCGCAGGCGGTCGCGATCATCGTGGAGCGGCTGGGCCGGTACTCGCGCACGCTCGAGCCGGGTCTGCACCTGCTGGTGCCGTTCATCGACCGCGTGCGTGCCTCGGTCGACCTGCGCGAGCAGGTCGTCTCGTTCCCGCCGCAGCCCGTGATCACGTCGGACAACCTCGTGGTCAGCATCGACACGGTGATCTACTTCCAGGTCACCGAGCCCAAGTCGGCGGTCTACGAGATCGCGAACTACATCACGGCGATCGAGCAGCTCACCGTCACGACGTTGCGCAACGTCATCGGCTCGATGGACCTCGAGCAGACGCTCACGAGCCGTGACCAGATCAACGGCCAGCTCCGTGGCGTCCTCGACGAGGCGACCGGCCGCTGGGGCATCCGCGTCAACCGCGTCGAGCTCAAGTCGATCGACCCGCCGCCCAGCGTGCAGGGCTCGATGGAGCAGCAGATGCGCGCCGAGCGTGACCGTCGCGCCGCGATCCTCACGGCCGAGGGTGTGAAGCAGTCGCAGATCCTCACGGCCGAGGGCGAGAAGCAGGCCGCGATCCTGCGGGCCGAGGGTGACGCGCAGTCGAAGATCCTTACCGCCGAGGGTGAGGCGCGCGCGATCCTCCAGGTGTTCGACGCCATCCACGAGGGCGACGCCGACCCCAAGCTGCTCGCCTACCAGTACCTGCAGATGCTCCCGCAGATCGCGAACGGCAGCGCCAGCAAGCTGTGGGTGGTGCCGACGGAGTTCACCGCGGCGCTCGGGTCCATCGCCAAGGGATTCGGCGGCGTGCCGGGGATCGACGGCGGTGGGGTGCCGAGCGCGACGCCCGCCCAGGACGCGGAGGCGGCCGAGGCGAGCGCCGAGGCGCGCCGCGAGCGTGAGCGCGACCGCGTGAAGTTCGGCGTGCCGTCGCTCACCGACCCGTCGGAGGCGCTGGCCGAGGCACGCCGCCAGGCCGAGGCCGCCACCGCCGACGCGACGAGCGCGGGGACGCGCTCCGGGCTGCCGTTCGACCCGCAGACCGAGCGCGGCCAGCACCCGGGCGGCTCCGGCGAGCATCGCGCAGCCCCGCCGGAGCCGGGCGCGGCGTCCCCGCGCCCGCTGGGCGGTCCGTCGCAGTACGCGCCCCCGCCGCCGCCCGTGGAGGACGCGCCGTCGGCGGACGAGCCGCCTGCCGACGAGCCGCCGCGGTCGTACCCGCCTCAGCGCTGA
- a CDS encoding TetR/AcrR family transcriptional regulator — protein sequence MTPASVPHDALPGSAGDPPVAERTRARPLSREERRDAIAAATIPLLVQHGAAVTTRQIADAAGVAEGTLFRAFADKDEILHAAVVRSLDPAPAVAAIGLLPDDDGLRPLVVSIVEFLLEAQRVGMRIFAAAHQVLDPHRHSAGRGADPHGDAVPDRTTADRAAAVRRMRAGEDADARRTGFDARERSAREIVGAIERRLADHRAELRVGPGLAARAVFSLVFGNALPHLSGGDRLDAVQLADLILGGIGADVTTDPSP from the coding sequence GTGACACCCGCCTCCGTCCCGCACGACGCCCTGCCCGGGTCGGCCGGGGACCCGCCCGTCGCGGAGCGCACCCGCGCCCGCCCGCTCTCGCGAGAAGAGCGTCGCGACGCGATCGCCGCCGCGACGATCCCGCTCCTCGTCCAGCACGGCGCGGCGGTGACGACGCGCCAGATCGCCGACGCGGCAGGCGTCGCCGAGGGGACGCTGTTCCGCGCGTTCGCCGACAAGGACGAGATCCTGCACGCTGCCGTCGTGCGCTCGCTCGACCCCGCGCCCGCGGTCGCGGCGATCGGCCTGCTGCCGGACGACGACGGTCTGCGCCCGCTCGTGGTGAGCATCGTCGAGTTCCTGCTCGAGGCGCAGCGGGTCGGCATGCGGATCTTCGCCGCCGCGCACCAGGTGCTCGACCCGCACCGCCACTCAGCCGGTCGGGGAGCCGACCCGCACGGGGACGCGGTGCCCGACCGCACCACCGCGGACCGCGCCGCCGCGGTGCGCCGGATGCGGGCCGGGGAGGACGCGGACGCTCGCCGGACGGGGTTCGACGCACGGGAGCGCTCCGCGCGGGAGATCGTCGGGGCGATCGAGCGCAGGCTCGCCGACCACCGCGCGGAGCTGCGCGTGGGCCCGGGGCTCGCGGCCCGCGCCGTCTTCTCCCTCGTGTTCGGAAACGCCTTGCCGCACCTCTCGGGCGGTGACAGGCTCGACGCCGTGCAGCTCGCCGACCTGATCCTGGGCGGCATCGGAGCGGACGTCACCACCGACCCCTCACCCTGA
- a CDS encoding ABC transporter ATP-binding protein, with translation MLVSLLRTRLRPYLTPILILLGLQLVATLASLYLPSLNADIIDQGVTQGDTAYIMRTGGLMLLVSLGQVVCAVAAVYFGARVAMSFGRDVRAGLFTNVQRFSAQEMGQFGAPSLITRTTNDVQQVQMLVLLSLTIMVMAPIMLVGGVVMALQENVELSGLLLVIVPVLGVSVGLIIWRMVPYFRQMQKKIDGINAVLREQITGIRVIRAFVRERREAERFDVANDALFDVSLKAGKLMALMFPTVMLVMNASSIAVLWFGGRQIDAGDMEVGALTAFLSYLMYILMAVMMSTMMFMMVPRAAVSAERITDVLRTTATVVEPERPVALTSRTGRVELDGVEFRYPGAEEPVLHDVSFVAEPGRTTAIIGSTGSGKTTLLNLVPRLFDVTGGSVRIDGTDVRDLTGADLGSLLGLVPQKAYLFSGTVADNLRYGRPDATEEQMWEALDVAQARDFVEALDGGLDAPVAQGGTNFSGGQRQRLAIARAIVREPAVYLFDDSFSALDYATDARLRAALAPRTRQSTVIVVAQRVATIRGADQILVLDHGRIVGRGTHAELLESNETYQEIVYSQLSIEEAA, from the coding sequence ATGCTCGTCAGCCTCCTGCGGACGCGGTTGCGTCCCTACCTGACACCGATCCTCATCCTTCTCGGCCTCCAGCTCGTCGCGACGCTCGCGTCGCTCTACCTGCCGAGCCTCAACGCCGACATCATCGACCAAGGCGTCACGCAGGGCGACACCGCGTACATCATGCGCACCGGCGGCCTCATGCTCCTCGTGAGCCTGGGCCAGGTCGTGTGCGCGGTCGCGGCCGTCTACTTCGGCGCACGGGTCGCGATGTCGTTCGGCCGCGACGTGCGTGCCGGGCTGTTCACCAACGTGCAGCGCTTCTCGGCCCAGGAGATGGGCCAGTTCGGCGCGCCGTCCCTCATCACGCGCACCACGAACGACGTGCAGCAGGTGCAGATGCTCGTGCTGCTGTCCCTGACCATCATGGTCATGGCGCCGATCATGCTGGTCGGCGGCGTGGTGATGGCCCTGCAGGAGAACGTCGAGCTCTCCGGGCTGCTCCTCGTCATCGTGCCCGTGCTCGGCGTGAGCGTCGGGCTCATCATCTGGCGGATGGTCCCTTACTTCCGGCAGATGCAGAAGAAGATCGACGGCATCAACGCCGTGCTGCGCGAGCAGATCACGGGCATCCGCGTGATCCGCGCGTTCGTGCGCGAGCGGCGCGAGGCCGAGCGGTTCGACGTCGCGAACGATGCCCTGTTCGACGTCTCGCTCAAGGCGGGCAAGCTCATGGCGCTCATGTTCCCGACCGTCATGCTCGTCATGAACGCGTCGAGCATCGCGGTGCTGTGGTTCGGCGGCCGCCAGATCGACGCGGGCGACATGGAGGTGGGTGCGCTCACCGCGTTCCTGTCCTACCTCATGTACATCCTCATGGCCGTGATGATGTCGACGATGATGTTCATGATGGTGCCGCGCGCGGCGGTCTCCGCCGAGCGCATCACGGACGTCCTGCGCACGACGGCCACGGTCGTCGAGCCCGAGCGTCCCGTCGCCCTCACGTCGCGGACCGGGCGCGTCGAGCTCGACGGCGTCGAGTTCCGCTACCCCGGCGCCGAGGAGCCCGTGCTGCACGACGTCTCGTTCGTGGCCGAGCCCGGACGGACGACGGCGATCATCGGCTCGACCGGCTCCGGCAAGACGACGCTGCTCAACCTCGTGCCGCGGCTGTTCGACGTCACGGGCGGCTCGGTGCGCATCGACGGGACCGACGTGCGCGACCTCACGGGCGCGGACCTCGGGTCGCTCCTCGGCCTCGTGCCGCAGAAGGCGTACCTGTTCTCCGGCACGGTCGCGGACAACCTCCGGTACGGCCGCCCCGACGCGACCGAGGAGCAGATGTGGGAGGCGCTCGACGTCGCCCAGGCACGCGACTTCGTCGAGGCCCTGGACGGCGGCCTCGACGCACCCGTCGCGCAGGGCGGGACGAACTTCTCCGGCGGTCAGCGCCAACGGCTCGCCATCGCCCGCGCGATCGTGCGCGAGCCCGCGGTCTACCTGTTCGACGACTCGTTCTCCGCGCTCGACTACGCGACCGACGCGCGCCTGCGCGCGGCCCTCGCGCCCCGCACCCGGCAGTCCACGGTGATCGTCGTCGCGCAGCGCGTCGCGACGATCCGCGGCGCCGACCAGATCCTCGTGCTCGACCACGGCCGCATCGTCGGCCGCGGCACGCACGCCGAGCTCCTCGAGTCCAACGAGACGTACCAGGAGATCGTCTACTCCCAGCTCTCGATCGAGGAGGCAGCATGA